In Nostoc sp. UHCC 0926, a single genomic region encodes these proteins:
- the gloA2 gene encoding SMU1112c/YaeR family gloxylase I-like metalloprotein, whose amino-acid sequence MKTTGIHHVAIICSDYDRSKKFYVEVLGFPIIQETFRTERNSYKLDLRVGQNAQIELFSFLNPPERPSKPEACGLRHIAFKVDDVEETVFYLKSKGVEVENIRVDEITNKKFTFFKDPDNLPLEIYER is encoded by the coding sequence ATGAAAACTACTGGTATTCATCATGTAGCCATTATTTGTTCCGACTACGATCGCTCCAAAAAATTTTATGTAGAAGTTTTAGGATTTCCGATTATTCAAGAGACTTTTCGCACCGAGAGAAATTCTTATAAATTAGATTTACGAGTTGGACAAAATGCTCAAATAGAGCTATTCTCTTTCCTAAATCCTCCAGAACGGCCTAGTAAACCAGAGGCTTGTGGTTTAAGGCATATTGCTTTTAAAGTTGATGATGTTGAGGAAACTGTTTTTTATTTAAAATCGAAAGGAGTGGAGGTAGAAAATATCAGAGTTGATGAAATTACAAATAAAAAATTTACTTTCTTTAAAGACCCAGACAATTTACCATTAGAAATTTATGAGCGTTAA
- the cruF gene encoding gamma-carotene 1'-hydroxylase CruF, whose protein sequence is MRQLVIVERVCLIGHIVSKAFGLVGMLLVVPNAEIILNLSQVGESAIQLSMAGGGVVDIILGTIAVSIYAYRTLGLGTWLAFMLPAMFISLGSELLGTSTGFPFGDYSYLSGLGYKIGGLVPFTIPLSWFYVGLSSYLIARAGLKVAQKPSLGRHIAAIAVGALLFTCWDFALEPAMSQSSLPFWYWEQPGAFFGTPYQNYAGWFGTSALFMSVAGLLWRNTSIKLERSQLNLPLVVYLTNFAFAAGLSLAAGFSIPVLLGLFLGVAPAVALWLRSSTTPIPVAVESASKEVSVAKVEVALK, encoded by the coding sequence ATGAGACAACTTGTTATCGTTGAGCGCGTATGCCTGATTGGTCATATCGTGTCAAAAGCCTTTGGATTGGTAGGGATGCTACTGGTCGTACCTAATGCCGAAATAATTTTAAACTTATCGCAGGTTGGCGAAAGTGCCATACAGTTAAGTATGGCTGGCGGTGGTGTAGTTGATATCATCTTGGGGACAATAGCTGTCTCTATTTATGCCTACCGGACATTGGGATTGGGAACTTGGCTAGCATTTATGCTACCGGCTATGTTTATCTCTTTAGGAAGTGAACTACTGGGAACCAGCACAGGTTTTCCATTTGGTGATTATAGCTACTTGAGTGGCTTGGGTTATAAGATTGGGGGGCTAGTTCCTTTCACAATTCCTTTATCTTGGTTCTATGTTGGGCTGTCGTCTTATTTAATTGCCAGAGCTGGTTTGAAAGTGGCTCAAAAACCCAGTTTGGGACGCCATATTGCTGCTATAGCCGTTGGTGCTTTACTCTTCACTTGCTGGGATTTTGCCCTTGAGCCAGCTATGAGTCAATCTTCTCTGCCCTTCTGGTATTGGGAACAACCAGGAGCTTTCTTTGGGACACCTTACCAGAACTATGCAGGTTGGTTTGGCACTAGCGCCCTGTTTATGAGTGTGGCAGGATTGTTGTGGAGAAATACATCGATTAAATTAGAGCGATCGCAACTCAATCTCCCCTTAGTCGTTTATTTAACTAACTTTGCCTTCGCCGCCGGACTAAGTTTGGCTGCTGGGTTCTCCATCCCTGTATTGCTCGGCTTATTCCTTGGTGTGGCTCCCGCCGTGGCGCTGTGGTTAAGGAGTTCAACCACACCCATTCCAGTTGCTGTTGAATCAGCAAGCAAGGAAGTATCAGTAGCAAAGGTTGAAGTTGCCTTGAAATAG
- a CDS encoding PIN/TRAM domain-containing protein, with protein sequence MLDAIIVFSFILAASGIGFYSIELLPNDTLDQVTNLEALRLVVAVFAAIIGGAIGLSFQTTYRRLESQVKEMPLEVILTRAIGLVIGLLLANLMLAPLFLLPIPADFGFIKPLVAVVGSIILSVTGMNLADTHGRGLLRFINPNTVESMVVEGTLKPANTKVLDTSCIIDGRIEALLETGFLEGQILVPQFVLQELQQVADASKDQKRVRGRRGLEILNRIKEDYPDRIVINAVDYEDIPTVDAKLVRFAQEISGTLLTNDYNLSKVASVQKVPVLNVNDLVNAVRPSYLPGDNLDLKILKEGKEPSQGIGYLDDGTMVVVEEGSSYVGGELRVVVTSALQTTAGRMIFAKPQASALA encoded by the coding sequence ATGCTTGACGCCATTATCGTTTTCTCATTTATCCTGGCAGCGTCGGGAATAGGGTTCTACAGCATTGAACTGCTACCCAATGACACGCTAGATCAAGTAACAAATCTTGAAGCTTTACGCTTAGTTGTCGCCGTCTTTGCCGCTATTATTGGTGGTGCGATCGGGCTGAGTTTCCAGACGACATATCGTCGCCTAGAATCACAAGTCAAAGAAATGCCTCTGGAAGTGATCTTAACTCGTGCCATTGGCTTAGTGATTGGGCTATTACTAGCTAACCTCATGCTAGCCCCACTATTTTTACTACCTATACCGGCGGATTTTGGATTTATTAAGCCACTGGTAGCAGTTGTCGGTAGTATTATCCTCTCTGTCACTGGCATGAATTTGGCAGATACCCACGGACGAGGCTTATTGCGGTTCATTAATCCCAACACCGTTGAATCGATGGTTGTGGAAGGAACGCTAAAACCCGCCAATACCAAAGTTTTAGACACCAGTTGCATTATCGATGGTCGCATTGAAGCGTTACTAGAAACAGGGTTTCTGGAAGGGCAAATTCTCGTGCCACAGTTTGTCTTGCAAGAACTCCAACAAGTAGCGGATGCTAGCAAAGACCAAAAGCGAGTACGGGGAAGGCGAGGACTAGAGATTCTTAATCGCATTAAGGAAGATTACCCCGATCGCATCGTAATTAATGCAGTTGACTACGAAGATATTCCCACAGTGGATGCGAAGTTAGTCCGCTTCGCCCAAGAAATCAGCGGTACATTGTTAACCAACGACTACAACTTGTCTAAAGTCGCCAGCGTCCAGAAAGTACCTGTTTTGAATGTGAATGATTTAGTCAATGCCGTCCGTCCCAGTTATTTACCAGGTGACAACCTGGATTTGAAAATTCTCAAGGAAGGCAAAGAACCCAGTCAAGGCATTGGCTACCTAGATGACGGCACAATGGTAGTTGTTGAAGAAGGTAGTAGTTATGTGGGTGGTGAATTACGGGTGGTAGTCACCAGTGCTTTACAAACTACAGCAGGAAGAATGATTTTTGCCAAACCCCAAGCTTCAGCATTGGCGTGA
- the rnhA gene encoding ribonuclease HI, producing MSTQPTIQSIYTDGACTGNPGPGGWGVVVYFSDGSIHEMGDASAHTTNNKMEMQAAIAALQFLQTSQQAQAITLHTDSEYLINCVTKWVKGWKNKGWKKSDGKPVQNQDLLETLDQLNTQQVKWQHVRGHSGNIGNERCDVIARTYASGKIPSLQQLTPTNFYKSLPSTNELNVAKVADSEKNSRVINQSRQQVSTSAPEITLMEPSTGPIAAATEEKPPEMRVSQLRSLVETLRIADEISEKGYLITSSELADLMDVHASAVTSRGDQWRWRNWIVSRVRREGNQILWELERGDQVGGEEE from the coding sequence ATGTCCACCCAACCCACAATCCAAAGCATATACACCGATGGTGCTTGCACCGGGAACCCTGGCCCTGGCGGTTGGGGAGTAGTCGTCTATTTCAGCGATGGCTCAATCCACGAAATGGGCGATGCATCTGCTCATACCACTAATAATAAAATGGAAATGCAAGCTGCGATCGCAGCCCTACAATTCCTGCAAACATCTCAACAAGCCCAAGCTATCACCCTTCATACCGATAGCGAATACCTGATTAACTGCGTTACCAAGTGGGTGAAAGGCTGGAAAAATAAAGGCTGGAAAAAGTCAGATGGTAAACCCGTCCAAAACCAAGACCTTTTGGAAACTCTCGATCAACTCAATACTCAACAGGTAAAATGGCAACACGTCAGGGGACATTCTGGTAACATAGGTAACGAACGTTGTGATGTGATCGCTCGCACCTATGCTAGTGGCAAAATCCCTTCGCTACAACAATTAACTCCGACAAATTTTTATAAATCTTTACCTTCTACAAATGAACTAAATGTAGCAAAAGTAGCTGATTCTGAGAAAAACTCTAGAGTAATTAACCAAAGTAGACAACAAGTCAGTACTTCTGCACCAGAAATAACTCTTATGGAACCATCAACTGGGCCAATTGCGGCCGCAACCGAAGAGAAACCGCCAGAAATGAGGGTTTCACAACTCCGCAGCTTGGTCGAAACTCTGCGTATCGCTGACGAAATCTCTGAAAAAGGCTACTTAATCACCAGTTCTGAGTTAGCAGACTTGATGGATGTCCACGCCAGCGCTGTTACCAGTCGGGGAGATCAATGGCGCTGGCGAAACTGGATAGTGTCACGGGTACGTCGTGAAGGAAATCAAATTCTTTGGGAACTGGAACGCGGGGATCAAGTAGGAGGTGAAGAGGAGTGA
- a CDS encoding UTP--glucose-1-phosphate uridylyltransferase has product MQKNKVRKAVIPVAGFGTRLFPATKVVKKELFPIIDQDGRAKPVILVIIEEAISAGIVEVAIVVQPDDKEIFEDLLKNPPKKELLDKLSPQNQEYSRYLEDLGGRITILLQEEQLGYGHAVFCAKDWVQDEPFLLMLGDHIYASDTEKSCASQVLDVYKQVNQSIIGLTTMPAEIIHKAGCVTGVWQDINSILEVTQLYEKPTIEYAQQHLRVEEMSENEFLCIFGLYLLTPKIFDFLAEHINKNFREQGEFQLTSCLEGLRQEEGMTGYVVKGKCFDTGLPDAYRQTMIDFRKL; this is encoded by the coding sequence ATGCAGAAAAATAAAGTTAGAAAAGCTGTGATTCCGGTAGCTGGTTTTGGTACTCGTTTGTTTCCAGCTACTAAAGTTGTGAAAAAAGAACTTTTCCCGATTATTGATCAAGATGGCAGGGCAAAACCTGTCATTCTTGTAATTATTGAAGAAGCAATCAGTGCTGGAATTGTAGAAGTGGCGATCGTGGTGCAGCCAGATGACAAAGAAATATTTGAAGATTTATTGAAAAACCCACCCAAAAAAGAACTTTTAGATAAACTTTCACCGCAAAATCAAGAATATAGCCGATATCTCGAAGATTTAGGTGGCAGAATTACCATCTTATTGCAAGAGGAGCAATTAGGCTATGGACATGCGGTATTTTGTGCTAAGGATTGGGTGCAAGATGAGCCGTTTTTGCTCATGCTGGGCGACCACATTTACGCATCTGACACTGAAAAATCTTGTGCTAGTCAAGTTTTAGATGTTTACAAACAAGTTAATCAAAGCATTATTGGCTTAACTACAATGCCAGCAGAGATTATTCATAAAGCTGGATGTGTAACAGGAGTTTGGCAAGATATAAACTCGATTCTGGAAGTTACACAACTCTATGAAAAGCCTACTATTGAGTATGCACAACAGCATTTGCGTGTAGAGGAAATGTCAGAAAATGAGTTTTTATGTATATTTGGCTTATATTTACTAACGCCGAAAATTTTTGACTTTCTAGCAGAACACATCAACAAAAATTTCCGAGAACAAGGCGAATTTCAGTTAACATCCTGTCTTGAAGGATTGCGTCAGGAAGAGGGAATGACAGGATATGTTGTTAAAGGCAAGTGTTTTGATACAGGATTGCCAGATGCCTATCGTCAGACAATGATTGATTTTAGAAAATTATAG
- a CDS encoding vWA domain-containing protein — protein MKVSLQPALNDGNLDANQLNSQRQLGISISAIAENQDRNVPLNLCLILDHSGSMNGRSLETVKKAANRLVDRLNPGDRLSIVVFDHRAKVLVPSQSVENPEKIKQQINRLSADGGTAIDEGLRLGIEELAKGKKDTVSQAFLLTDGENEHGDNNRCLKFAQLAASYNLTLNTLGFGDNWNQDVLEKIADAGLGTLSYIQKPEQAVDEFNRLFSRIQTVGLTNAYLLFSLMPNVRLAELKPVAQVSPDTIELPLQQETDGRFAVRLGDLMKDAERMILANIYLGQLPTGEQAIANVQVRYDDPAANQVGLFTPNIPVYAHVVKNYQADPNPQVQQSILALAKYRQTQLAETKLQQGDRTGAATMLQTAAKTALQMGDTGAATVLQTSATQLQSGGDLSESDRKKTRIVSKTILQDTPPQ, from the coding sequence ATGAAGGTTAGTTTGCAGCCGGCCTTGAATGATGGTAATTTGGACGCGAATCAACTGAATAGTCAACGTCAGTTGGGAATTTCGATTTCGGCGATCGCAGAAAATCAAGACCGCAATGTGCCACTGAATTTATGCTTAATTCTCGATCATAGTGGTTCCATGAATGGGCGATCGCTAGAAACGGTCAAAAAAGCAGCAAATCGTCTGGTAGATAGACTCAATCCTGGCGATCGCCTCAGTATTGTAGTTTTCGATCACCGTGCCAAAGTCTTAGTACCTAGTCAAAGTGTTGAAAATCCAGAGAAAATCAAACAGCAAATTAACCGCTTATCTGCCGATGGTGGAACTGCGATTGATGAAGGATTGCGCTTGGGGATTGAGGAGTTGGCGAAGGGAAAAAAAGATACTGTTTCCCAAGCTTTCCTATTAACCGACGGGGAAAATGAACACGGTGATAACAATCGCTGTTTGAAATTCGCCCAATTGGCTGCTAGCTATAATTTGACTTTGAACACTTTGGGATTTGGTGACAACTGGAACCAAGATGTTTTAGAAAAAATTGCTGATGCTGGTTTGGGTACTTTATCTTACATTCAAAAACCCGAACAGGCAGTGGATGAGTTTAATCGCCTGTTCAGCCGCATTCAAACAGTAGGATTGACTAACGCTTATTTGCTATTCTCCCTAATGCCTAATGTCAGATTAGCGGAACTCAAACCCGTCGCCCAAGTTTCCCCAGACACAATTGAGTTACCCCTGCAACAAGAAACTGATGGACGTTTCGCTGTACGGTTGGGAGATTTAATGAAAGATGCGGAACGGATGATTTTAGCTAATATTTATTTGGGACAATTGCCAACAGGTGAACAAGCGATCGCTAATGTGCAAGTCCGCTACGATGATCCAGCCGCCAACCAGGTAGGTTTATTTACACCAAATATCCCAGTTTATGCCCATGTAGTCAAAAATTACCAAGCAGACCCGAATCCCCAGGTGCAACAATCTATTTTAGCATTAGCTAAGTATCGCCAAACCCAGCTAGCAGAGACGAAATTACAACAAGGCGATCGCACTGGTGCAGCGACGATGCTACAAACGGCTGCTAAAACCGCGTTGCAAATGGGAGATACTGGTGCAGCAACGGTGTTGCAAACTTCTGCCACCCAGCTACAATCTGGTGGAGATTTATCCGAAAGCGATCGCAAGAAAACCAGGATTGTCTCTAAAACAATTTTGCAAGATACCCCTCCGCAATGA
- the hemW gene encoding radical SAM family heme chaperone HemW produces the protein MSQKFSVSGIASSAYVHIPFCRRRCFYCDFPVSVVGDRLRGETSGTISQYVEVLCQEIAITPAFGQPLKTIFFGGGTPSLLSIEQLQRIVTELERRFGIASGAEISMEIDPATFDLAHIAGYRNVGVNRVSLGVQAFQEELLQRAGRSHSVEDIFAAVELIHQVEVPEFSLDLISGLPHQSLDQWQDSLTKAVALLPTHISIYDLTIEPGTAFGRYYKPGDTPLPTDEATVKMYQMGQQILTSSGYEHYEISNYAQPGHQCRHNRVYWENRPYYGFGMGAASYVEGKRFTRPRKTREYYQWVQAGGVIDCDLTPPKEVLLETLMLGLRLAEGLSLVTLAQAFGEEKVEEICKCLRSYFETGWVEVTDGRLRLIDPQGFLFSNVVLAELFEKLG, from the coding sequence ATGAGTCAAAAATTTAGTGTTTCTGGAATTGCGAGTTCTGCTTATGTGCATATTCCCTTTTGCAGACGGCGGTGCTTTTATTGTGATTTCCCGGTGTCTGTTGTGGGCGATCGCTTGCGGGGCGAAACATCTGGTACTATCTCCCAATATGTTGAGGTGCTATGTCAAGAAATTGCCATTACACCAGCATTTGGTCAACCCCTGAAGACAATTTTCTTCGGTGGTGGTACTCCTTCGCTGCTATCAATAGAGCAATTACAACGAATAGTCACAGAGCTAGAGAGGCGTTTTGGTATTGCATCTGGGGCAGAAATTTCTATGGAAATAGACCCAGCTACCTTTGATTTAGCACATATAGCAGGCTATCGCAATGTGGGCGTGAACCGAGTAAGTCTAGGTGTACAAGCCTTTCAAGAAGAATTATTGCAAAGGGCGGGGCGATCGCACTCAGTTGAAGATATTTTTGCAGCTGTGGAACTAATCCACCAAGTTGAGGTTCCCGAATTTAGTTTAGACTTAATTTCCGGGTTGCCGCATCAGTCTTTGGATCAATGGCAGGATTCGCTAACAAAAGCGGTGGCGCTTTTACCTACTCACATTTCCATCTATGATCTTACCATCGAACCAGGTACAGCCTTTGGTCGTTACTACAAACCTGGTGATACTCCTTTGCCCACGGATGAAGCCACAGTCAAAATGTACCAGATGGGGCAGCAGATTTTGACTAGCTCAGGTTATGAGCATTATGAAATTTCCAATTATGCCCAACCTGGTCATCAGTGTCGGCATAATCGAGTCTATTGGGAAAACCGCCCTTACTACGGCTTTGGGATGGGTGCGGCGAGTTATGTTGAGGGGAAGCGCTTCACTCGTCCGCGCAAGACTAGGGAATATTACCAGTGGGTACAAGCTGGCGGTGTGATTGATTGTGATCTGACTCCCCCAAAGGAAGTATTGTTAGAGACGTTAATGTTGGGGTTGCGTTTGGCGGAGGGTTTGAGTTTGGTGACGTTGGCACAGGCGTTTGGGGAAGAGAAGGTAGAAGAGATTTGCAAGTGTTTGCGATCGTATTTTGAGACAGGTTGGGTGGAAGTTACAGACGGAAGGTTGCGTTTGATTGATCCCCAAGGATTTTTGTTTTCTAATGTGGTGTTGGCTGAGTTGTTTGAGAAGTTAGGGTGA
- a CDS encoding DUF5615 family PIN-like protein → MNYLTAMKLLPRQGLPLSAAALLRDAGIDTIHVGEIAMSKAEDAEIIQRARERIYFSVKLRIEFR, encoded by the coding sequence TTGAACTACCTAACCGCGATGAAACTGTTGCCCCGTCAGGGATTACCACTCTCTGCGGCAGCATTGCTACGTGATGCAGGTATCGACACCATTCACGTGGGTGAAATTGCGATGTCTAAAGCTGAAGATGCAGAAATCATCCAGAGAGCTAGAGAACGCATTTATTTTAGTGTAAAGCTAAGGATAGAATTTAGATGA
- a CDS encoding vWA domain-containing protein — MKVKLLSALNDNNVDVAQTSSQRQLAMTIFAIAGEFDQNLPLNLCLILDRSGSMHGQPIKTVIQAVERLIDRLKVGDRISVVAFSGSAEVIIPNQVIQDPESIKSQIKSKLSASGGTVIAEGLELGITELMKGTRGAVSQAFLLTDGHGESGLRIWKWDIGRDDNKRCLALAQKAAKLNLTINTFGFGNSWNQDLLEKIADVGGGTLAHIERPEQAVDQFSRLFGRIQSIGLTNAYLLLSLVPNVRLAELKPIAQVAPDTIELPVEAETDGSFAVRLGDLMQDVERVVLANIYLGQLPEGKQAIAHLQIRYDDPLVNEQGLLSPLVPVYADVVRAYQPASNPQVQQSILALAKYRQTQLAEAKLQQGDRTGAATMLQTAAKTALQIGDKGAATVLQTSATRLQAGEQLSDADLKKTRIVSKTVLQE, encoded by the coding sequence ATGAAAGTTAAATTGCTATCGGCGTTAAATGACAATAATGTTGATGTGGCTCAGACAAGTAGCCAACGTCAATTGGCAATGACGATTTTTGCGATCGCTGGTGAGTTTGACCAAAATCTGCCCCTTAACCTCTGCTTGATTTTGGATAGAAGTGGTTCTATGCATGGACAACCGATTAAAACGGTGATCCAGGCGGTGGAAAGATTAATAGATCGGTTGAAAGTTGGCGATCGCATCTCAGTTGTGGCTTTTTCCGGTTCTGCGGAAGTCATTATCCCCAACCAAGTGATCCAAGACCCCGAAAGCATCAAATCTCAAATTAAAAGCAAACTCAGTGCTAGTGGCGGTACAGTCATCGCTGAGGGTTTGGAACTGGGAATTACAGAACTGATGAAGGGCACAAGAGGCGCTGTTTCCCAGGCGTTTCTGCTGACGGATGGGCATGGTGAAAGCGGTTTGCGAATTTGGAAATGGGATATTGGGCGAGATGACAACAAGCGCTGTCTTGCACTTGCACAAAAGGCTGCCAAACTGAACCTAACTATCAACACTTTCGGATTTGGCAATAGCTGGAATCAGGATTTGCTGGAAAAAATTGCCGATGTCGGTGGTGGGACTCTAGCCCATATTGAACGTCCTGAACAAGCCGTGGATCAGTTTAGCCGACTGTTTGGACGGATTCAGTCTATTGGGCTAACTAATGCCTACTTGCTGTTATCTCTAGTGCCCAATGTCCGACTAGCAGAATTGAAACCCATTGCCCAAGTTGCCCCAGACACTATCGAGTTACCAGTGGAAGCGGAAACTGATGGTAGCTTTGCTGTGCGTTTGGGAGATTTGATGCAAGATGTAGAACGGGTAGTTTTGGCTAATATTTATCTGGGACAGTTGCCAGAAGGTAAACAAGCGATCGCGCATCTGCAAATCCGTTATGATGACCCGTTGGTTAACGAACAAGGCTTACTTTCGCCCCTGGTGCCAGTGTATGCAGATGTAGTGCGGGCGTATCAGCCGGCATCCAATCCGCAGGTGCAACAATCTATTTTAGCATTAGCGAAGTATCGTCAAACCCAGTTAGCCGAGGCGAAATTGCAACAAGGCGATCGCACTGGTGCAGCCACGATGCTACAAACAGCAGCTAAAACCGCTTTACAAATAGGAGATAAAGGTGCAGCGACAGTGTTGCAAACTTCTGCCACTCGCTTGCAAGCTGGAGAACAACTGTCAGATGCAGACCTCAAGAAAACTAGAATTGTATCAAAGACCGTTTTACAGGAATAG
- the cruG gene encoding 2'-O-glycosyltransferase CruG produces MTTVDNALIVESAISLLLLLIQVPATAILFSRLLKGPRRLPPIEPQQPTPELLGRVSVVVPTLNEALRISPLLAGLSQQSYEIREIIVVDSKSDDGTPDLVKATQQKDPRFRLITDDPLPSGWVGRPWALHNGFLYSSEASQWFLGLDADIQPHPGLVAGLVKTAEAQGYDLVSLSPQFILKYPGECWLQPALLMTLLYRFDPAGINTEQPERVMANGQCFLCRRSVLAAVGGYSSASASFCDDVTLARKIAAQGYKVGFLDGAKVLKVRMYEGAMETWKEWGRSLDLKDATSRSQLWGDLWLLTSVQGLPLLIVLTFLLISPPLGYLLQTRLIASPPLLLVGLNLFLVVIRFAMLIAIAPSYDRKSAKGSWLFWLSPLADPLAVLRIFLSAFHTPREWRGRKYSAEL; encoded by the coding sequence TTGACAACAGTAGACAACGCTTTGATAGTAGAAAGCGCCATCTCCCTTTTGTTGCTACTTATCCAAGTACCAGCAACGGCGATTCTGTTTTCGCGCCTGCTAAAGGGGCCAAGACGCCTTCCCCCAATAGAACCGCAACAGCCAACGCCGGAGCTTTTGGGTAGGGTTAGCGTCGTTGTTCCCACCCTGAACGAGGCGCTTCGCATTAGCCCTCTGTTGGCTGGTTTAAGTCAACAAAGCTACGAAATTCGGGAAATTATTGTTGTAGACAGCAAGTCTGATGATGGCACCCCCGACTTGGTAAAAGCGACACAGCAGAAAGATCCACGCTTTCGCCTGATCACAGATGACCCCTTACCCTCTGGTTGGGTGGGGCGTCCTTGGGCGTTGCATAACGGTTTTCTATATAGCTCTGAGGCTAGTCAGTGGTTTCTGGGGCTGGATGCTGATATCCAACCGCATCCTGGTTTGGTTGCTGGTTTGGTGAAGACGGCCGAAGCACAAGGCTATGATCTGGTTTCCCTTTCACCCCAGTTTATCCTCAAATATCCAGGAGAGTGCTGGCTACAACCGGCTTTGTTGATGACTTTGCTTTACCGATTTGACCCCGCTGGGATCAATACAGAGCAGCCAGAACGGGTGATGGCAAATGGGCAGTGTTTTTTGTGTCGCCGCTCGGTTTTGGCTGCTGTGGGTGGGTATAGCAGTGCGAGTGCTTCTTTTTGTGATGATGTCACTTTGGCACGAAAGATTGCTGCTCAAGGGTATAAAGTGGGCTTTTTAGATGGTGCAAAGGTGCTAAAGGTACGGATGTATGAAGGGGCGATGGAAACGTGGAAGGAATGGGGGCGGAGTCTCGATCTTAAAGATGCAACTTCTCGTTCGCAGTTGTGGGGAGATTTATGGCTACTCACATCTGTTCAGGGTCTACCCCTTTTAATTGTCCTCACTTTTTTGTTGATTTCTCCGCCACTCGGATACTTGCTACAGACGCGATTAATCGCATCTCCCCCACTCCTCCTGGTGGGACTGAATTTATTCTTGGTGGTGATTCGCTTTGCTATGCTAATTGCGATCGCACCTTCTTACGATCGCAAAAGCGCCAAAGGCAGCTGGTTATTCTGGCTTTCCCCTTTGGCTGATCCATTAGCTGTGTTGCGAATCTTCTTATCTGCGTTCCATACCCCGCGCGAGTGGCGAGGACGCAAATACAGTGCTGAATTATGA
- a CDS encoding Rpn family recombination-promoting nuclease/putative transposase produces the protein MFDNICKFLAENFSSDFATWLLGEPITFTELSPKELSLEPIRADALILLQSEQSILHLEFQTQVDAEIPFRMIDYRLRVYRRFPDKVMHQVVIYLKQTNSTLVQQNTFTISRTRHEFAVIRLWEQQTEVFLRTPGLLPLAVLSSTIDPEVILNEVAREINSITESRTQSNIAASTAVLAGLVLDKEVIRRVLRSDIMRESAIYQDILQEGKAEGRAEGKAQGKAEGKAEGRAEGKAEGKAEALLEVASNLFNTGMPLEQIARLTGLSIEQLQYLQVTESGESK, from the coding sequence ATGTTTGACAATATCTGCAAATTTTTAGCTGAAAATTTCTCTAGTGACTTTGCCACTTGGTTATTAGGCGAACCCATTACTTTCACAGAACTAAGTCCAAAAGAATTATCTCTCGAACCCATTCGCGCTGATGCCCTAATTCTGCTACAGTCGGAGCAAAGCATATTACATTTGGAATTTCAAACCCAAGTGGATGCGGAAATTCCTTTTCGGATGATTGACTATCGGTTGCGAGTATATCGCCGTTTTCCAGACAAAGTAATGCATCAAGTTGTAATTTATCTCAAGCAGACAAATTCAACTTTGGTGCAACAAAATACATTTACAATTTCTAGAACACGCCATGAATTTGCAGTTATCAGACTTTGGGAACAACAAACCGAAGTATTTCTGCGAACACCTGGACTTTTACCGTTAGCGGTGCTGAGTAGTACAATTGATCCAGAAGTCATACTTAACGAAGTGGCACGGGAAATTAACAGTATTACAGAATCAAGAACTCAAAGTAATATTGCTGCTTCCACGGCGGTTTTAGCTGGTTTAGTATTAGACAAAGAGGTTATTAGACGAGTTTTGAGGTCAGATATTATGCGCGAGTCAGCAATTTATCAAGATATTTTACAAGAAGGCAAAGCTGAAGGTAGAGCCGAAGGGAAAGCTCAAGGGAAAGCTGAAGGGAAAGCTGAAGGTAGAGCCGAAGGGAAAGCTGAAGGGAAAGCTGAAGCTTTACTTGAAGTGGCAAGCAATCTTTTTAATACTGGTATGCCATTAGAACAGATAGCAAGATTGACAGGGTTATCAATTGAGCAGTTACAGTATTTGCAGGTAACTGAGTCTGGTGAGTCCAAATAA